The following proteins are encoded in a genomic region of Liolophura sinensis isolate JHLJ2023 chromosome 5, CUHK_Ljap_v2, whole genome shotgun sequence:
- the LOC135465661 gene encoding fatty acid 2-hydroxylase-like, with protein MSVITAGIIKQLVKIGRLCVVESGKVYDVTDFAERHPGGADKVASNVGKDITEILKDVKSHKHTSNAYSILKQYYIGEYEIEGKHGGKSQGDCTSTNEEVTNNNDGSCLFEDEMVDWSKPLMWQVADLKEKYFDWVHRPVDRQIRLFKSDLVEYFSMCSWYIVPMVWCPVAAVFTWLSYQRLSSGECVWRTLFGNVQLTEKYLPVFIAFGALCWTLAEYIIHRWLFHLQPPANCPLLIQFHFLMHGQHHKTPMDKRRLVFPPVPASVLGFLIYLVYSVLFVEGICFAMMAGSVIGYLMYDLTHYFLHHGTPTSNYFKELKRYHVMHHYVDQQNGFGISSKIWDYPFGTIIRDKEE; from the exons ATGTCTGTCATTACAGCCGGCATAATTAAACAGCTCGTGAAAATCGGGCGGCTGTGCGTGGTGGAATCTGGGAAAGTTTACGATGTGACGGATTTCGCAGAAAGACACCCTGGCGGCGCAGACAAAGTGGCGAGTAATGTTGGGAAAGACATCACGGAGATTCTGAAGGATGTGAAATCTCATAAGCACACCTCCAACGCTTATTCCATCCTAAAACAGTACTATATCGGCGAATACGAAATAGAAGGCAAACACGGCGGCAAATCACAG gGCGACTGTACATCTACTAATGAAGAAGTCACCAATAACAATGATGGAAGCTGTTTGTTTGAG GACGAGATGGTGGACTGGAGCAAGCCGCTCATGTGGCAAGTGGCGGATCTGAAGGAGAAGTATTTTGACTGGGTGCATCGTCCTGTGGATCGGCAAATCAGGCTGTTCAAGTCAGACCTAGTGGAGTACTTCTCCATGTGCTCGTGGTACATTGTGCCAATGGTCTGGTGTCCCGTGGCAGCCGTCTTCACCTGGCTGAGCTACCAGAGGCTGAGCTCTGGAGAATGTGTGTGGAGGACTCTGTTTGGAA ATGTCCAACTAACAGAGAAGTACCTGCCAGTGTTCATTGCTTTTGGGGCTTTGTGCTGGACATTGGCCGAATACATCATCCATCGATGGCTCTTCCACCTTCAGCCTCCGGCCAACTGTCCATTGCTCATACAGTTTCATTTCCTCATGCATGGGCAGCATCACAAG ACTCCAATGGACAAACGCCGGCTTGTCTTTCCCCCTGTCCCTGCCTCAGTTCTTGGATTCCTCATTTACCTGGTTTACTCAGTGCTGTTTGTGGAGGGGATATGTTTCGCCATGATGGCTGGCTCCGTGATCGGCTATTTGATGTATGACCTGACGCACTACTTCCTTCACCATGGCACGCCCACTTCCAACTACTTCAAGGAACTTAAAAGATATCATGTCATGCACCACTATGTGGATCAGCAGAATG GCTTTGGAATCTCAAGCAAGATTTGGGACTACCCATTTGGAACCATCATTCGTGATAAAGAAGAATAA
- the LOC135465679 gene encoding LOW QUALITY PROTEIN: (Lyso)-N-acylphosphatidylethanolamine lipase-like (The sequence of the model RefSeq protein was modified relative to this genomic sequence to represent the inferred CDS: inserted 1 base in 1 codon; deleted 3 bases in 2 codons; substituted 1 base at 1 genomic stop codon), translating into MADLQEDSQHRGWLSLSSWFQWKPTSKAQLARTEEKILKCIKSPLTSGHVSIAGGQRQLWTVTVNKDKSNRIPLVLVHGMGGGVGLWAQNLDALGESRPVYAFDLLGFGRSSRPKFSSDPTVAEAEFVESIEQWRKQMHLDRFVLLGHSLGAFVATSYSLKYPKHVKHLVLVDPWGFQERPVDSERTRPIPVWIRVIASMLKPFNPLAGLRAAGPWGPGLVKRFRPDFQXIFSNLFDDDTIFEYIYHCNAQSPARXTAFKTLTSPFGWAKNPMVRRVADIHEDIPITMLYGSRSWIDSSTGYQVKFLREESYVDVQIVKSAGHHVYADKPQSFNNAVKKVCNAADAKLERDREAEYEAMDNTVGPAIEQAETAKL; encoded by the exons ATGGCCGATCTTCAGGAAGACAG TCAGCATCGGGGTTGGCTGAGCCTGAGTAGCTGGTtccagtggaaacccacatCCAAAGCTCAGCTGGCGAGGACGGaggaaaaaatactgaaat GCATCAAAAGCCCTCTAACCTCAGGCCATGTGTCTATTGCTGGTGGCCAAAGGCAGTTATGGACAGTGACAGTAAATAAAGACAAATCAAACCGTATACCCCTGGTTTTGGTACACGGCATGGGGGGAGGAGTGGGATTATGGGCCCAAAACCTGGATGCCCTCGGGGAGAGTCGCCCTGTGTACGCGTTCGACCTTCTGGGCTTCGGTAGAAGCTCCCGTCCAAAGTTCAGTTCAGATCCTACAGTCGCCGAAGCGGAATTTGTTGAGTCCATAGAACAGTGGCGTAAACAAATGCACCTTGACAGGTTTGTACTGTTAGGTCATAGCCTAGGAGCATTTGTGGCCACCTCGTATAGCCTGAAGTACCCGAAACATGTGAAACATCTCGTGCTGGTGGACCCATGGGGATTTCAGGAACGCCCAGTGGACAGTGAGCGCACCCGCCCCATCCCCGTGTGGATCAGGGTTATAGCCTCCATGTTAAAGCCCTTCAACCCCCTGGCTGGCCTTAGAGCTGCAGGACCCTGGG GTCCGGGCCTGGTAAAGCGATTTCGACCagattttc gaatattttcaaacCTTTTTGATGATGACACCATTTTTGAATACATTTACCACTGCAATGCACAATCGCCAGCAAGGTAA ACGGCATTTAAAACTCTGACCAGT CCATTCGGATGGGCCAAAAATCCCATGGTTCGTCGTGTAGCTGACATTCATGAGGACATT CCCATCACCATGTTGTATGGGTCAAGGTCATGGATCGACAGTAGCACGGGGTACCAGGTGAAATTCCTCCGTGAAGAGAGCTATGTGGATGTTCAG ATTGTGAAATCAGCAGGTCATCATGTGTATGCAGACAAACCTCAGAGCTTTAACAACGCTGTGAAGAAAGTTTGTAACGCTGCTGATGCGAAGTTAGAGCGGGACAGAGAGGCCGAATATGAGGCAATGGACAATACAGTCGGACCAGCCATTGAGCAGGCCGAGACAGCAAAGTtatga